A DNA window from Acidimicrobiia bacterium contains the following coding sequences:
- a CDS encoding thiolase family protein has translation MNVAIVGVGIHPFGRHEGVSATEMGALATRRALADSGVAWSDLEFAFGGSLGAQLGHAGSASADTLVNQLGLTGLPFINVMNGCATAGSAVAMAANSIEAGAFDLGLAVGLDKHPRGHFNAEAGAVGLEPWYGESGMMVTTQFFAQKINRYMHEFGISRRTLARVAAKAYRNGAKNPNAWRTKPISEEEILGSRLLNWPLTQYMFCSPDEGAAALVLCRADRAHEYSDRPVFLKSSTVTTREFGSFEVFSPWLPVERTPAPTVEAARLAFEQAGVEPGDVDVAQLQDSESGAEIMHMSECGFCEDGEQEGLIADGETEIDGRLPVNTDGGLIANGEPIGASGMRQFHEIVLQLRGDAGERQVPGNPSVGFTQVYGAPGIGACAVLTT, from the coding sequence GTGAACGTCGCCATCGTCGGAGTCGGGATCCACCCGTTCGGGCGCCACGAGGGCGTGTCGGCAACGGAGATGGGCGCGCTGGCGACGCGTCGGGCTCTCGCCGACTCCGGCGTCGCCTGGTCCGATCTCGAGTTCGCGTTCGGAGGAAGCCTCGGGGCGCAACTGGGGCACGCGGGCTCTGCGTCGGCTGACACCCTCGTCAACCAGCTCGGCCTCACCGGACTCCCGTTCATCAACGTGATGAACGGCTGTGCCACAGCGGGAAGCGCCGTGGCGATGGCCGCCAACTCGATCGAGGCCGGAGCGTTCGACCTCGGCCTCGCCGTGGGTCTCGACAAGCATCCCCGCGGCCACTTCAACGCCGAGGCCGGCGCCGTGGGGCTCGAGCCGTGGTACGGCGAGAGCGGGATGATGGTCACGACGCAGTTCTTCGCCCAGAAGATCAACCGCTACATGCACGAGTTCGGGATCTCCCGGCGCACGCTCGCCCGTGTGGCCGCCAAGGCCTACCGCAACGGTGCGAAGAACCCGAACGCCTGGCGTACGAAGCCGATCAGCGAGGAGGAGATCCTCGGTTCACGGCTCCTGAACTGGCCGCTGACCCAGTACATGTTCTGCTCACCCGACGAGGGTGCTGCCGCGCTGGTCCTGTGCCGCGCCGACCGGGCGCACGAGTACAGCGACCGGCCGGTGTTCCTGAAGTCGTCGACCGTGACGACCCGTGAGTTCGGGTCGTTCGAGGTCTTCAGCCCGTGGCTCCCCGTGGAGCGCACACCGGCCCCCACGGTGGAGGCAGCGCGCCTGGCCTTCGAGCAGGCGGGTGTGGAACCGGGCGATGTCGACGTCGCACAGCTCCAGGACAGCGAGTCGGGCGCCGAGATCATGCACATGTCCGAGTGCGGCTTCTGCGAGGACGGCGAGCAGGAGGGGCTGATCGCCGACGGTGAGACCGAGATCGACGGCCGGCTACCCGTGAACACCGACGGTGGGCTCATCGCCAACGGTGAGCCCATCGGAGCCTCCGGCATGCGTCAGTTCCACGAGATAGTGCTCCAACTACGCGGCGACGCCGGCGAGCGACAGGTGCCGGGCAACCCCTCGGTGGGCTTCACCCAGGTCTACGGCGCCCCCGGCATCGGCGCCTGCGCCGTCCTCACGACATGA
- a CDS encoding MaoC/PaaZ C-terminal domain-containing protein, producing the protein MPVSDKNVGVSLEPSRGSWSTTDSILYALGVGAGIQDPVGFELEFTTENSQDVAQRALPTMPVVIDTGGIADATGLIGDFDWTGLLHGGQAVTLHRELPPEGEVEAVTTLAEVWDKGKAAIVVLESDARLVGDDNPLYTTRTTLVMRGEGDFGGERGPSGESNPTPDRDPDHEVAYDIRPDQPLLYRLSGDRNPLHSDPSFAELAGFDRPILHGLCTFGHAGRALLHTLCDSDPARFGHIEGKFTSPVMPGETLTTRMWVDGDSAAFDVTGSDGRVVFGDGLFRKAS; encoded by the coding sequence ATGCCCGTCAGTGACAAGAACGTCGGCGTCTCGCTCGAGCCCTCGCGTGGCTCGTGGAGCACCACCGACTCCATCCTCTACGCCCTCGGGGTCGGTGCCGGCATCCAGGACCCGGTCGGCTTCGAGCTCGAGTTCACGACGGAGAACTCCCAGGACGTGGCCCAGCGCGCGCTCCCCACGATGCCGGTCGTCATCGACACCGGTGGTATCGCCGATGCCACGGGTCTGATCGGTGACTTCGACTGGACGGGGCTTCTTCACGGTGGCCAGGCGGTCACGCTCCACCGTGAGTTGCCCCCCGAGGGCGAGGTCGAGGCCGTCACGACCCTCGCCGAGGTGTGGGACAAGGGAAAGGCCGCCATCGTCGTCCTCGAGAGCGACGCCAGGCTCGTCGGTGACGACAACCCGCTCTACACCACCCGCACGACCCTCGTCATGAGGGGCGAGGGCGACTTCGGCGGTGAACGCGGGCCGTCGGGCGAGAGCAACCCGACACCCGACCGCGACCCGGATCACGAGGTGGCCTACGACATCCGACCCGACCAGCCGCTCCTCTACCGGCTGAGCGGTGACCGCAACCCCCTGCACTCCGATCCGTCCTTCGCCGAGCTGGCGGGGTTCGACCGGCCCATCCTCCACGGGCTCTGCACCTTCGGCCACGCCGGCCGGGCACTGCTCCACACGCTGTGCGACTCCGATCCGGCACGCTTCGGCCACATCGAGGGGAAGTTCACGTCCCCGGTGATGCCCGGCGAGACGCTGACCACGCGCATGTGGGTCGACGGCGACAGCGCCGCCTTCGACGTGACGGGAAGCGACGGTCGCGTGGTCTTCGGCGACGGCCTGTTCCGGAAGGCTTCGTGA
- a CDS encoding OB-fold domain-containing protein has protein sequence MSAGPAVAQRLIADDILTSSGDDARLIGSRCADCGTTTFPASTGCPKCSGEQMEETPLPRRGTLWTFTTQSFPVKDPYIGPSGDDFVPFGVGYVQLSDDENGDVVKVEGRLTEPDPSKLTIGMEMELTVVPFAGDPDGTDVLTYAFRPCGQQETAS, from the coding sequence ATGAGCGCAGGCCCGGCCGTGGCGCAACGGCTGATCGCCGACGACATCCTCACATCGTCCGGCGACGATGCACGGCTGATCGGGAGCCGATGCGCCGACTGCGGCACCACGACGTTTCCCGCGAGTACCGGGTGCCCGAAGTGCTCGGGCGAGCAGATGGAGGAGACGCCGCTCCCCCGACGCGGAACGCTGTGGACGTTCACCACGCAGAGCTTCCCCGTCAAGGACCCCTACATCGGGCCGAGTGGCGACGACTTCGTTCCCTTCGGCGTGGGCTATGTCCAGCTGAGCGACGACGAGAACGGCGACGTCGTGAAGGTCGAGGGACGCCTGACCGAGCCCGACCCCTCGAAGCTCACCATCGGGATGGAGATGGAGCTCACGGTCGTGCCGTTCGCCGGCGATCCCGACGGCACCGATGTGCTGACCTACGCCTTCCGGCCGTGCGGGCAGCAGGAGACGGCGTCGTGA
- a CDS encoding enoyl-CoA hydratase-related protein codes for MTYSTLGVEVEDDGLARLTLRRPDDANAIDLDMARDLSDAARHLADSDGVRSVLFSGEGSMFCGGGDVKSFASEADLGPALREITTHLHTAVSRLVRLDAPVVAAVQGSAAGAGLGLAMAADLVVAAESAKFVMAYTGIGLSPDGSSTYFLPRLVGPRRALELTLTNRVLSAGEAREWGLVTTVVPDDELAAAAEDFARRLAAGPTRSYGASKRLLRDAWNESLESQMERESEELTAAAGRPDGVEGVAAFVEKRRPDFTG; via the coding sequence GTGACGTACTCGACACTGGGCGTTGAGGTGGAGGACGACGGCCTGGCACGGCTGACGCTCCGCCGACCCGATGACGCCAACGCCATCGATCTCGACATGGCCCGCGACCTCTCCGATGCGGCGCGACACCTCGCCGACAGTGATGGCGTCCGCTCGGTTCTGTTCAGCGGCGAGGGGTCCATGTTCTGTGGTGGCGGCGACGTGAAGTCGTTCGCGAGCGAGGCCGACCTCGGCCCGGCCCTGCGCGAGATCACGACCCACCTGCATACGGCCGTCTCGCGGCTCGTGCGACTGGACGCCCCGGTGGTGGCGGCGGTGCAGGGGAGCGCTGCCGGCGCCGGTCTGGGGCTCGCGATGGCGGCCGATCTGGTCGTGGCAGCCGAATCGGCGAAGTTCGTGATGGCCTACACGGGAATCGGCCTCTCGCCCGACGGCTCGTCGACCTACTTCCTTCCCCGTCTCGTGGGGCCCCGGCGTGCCCTCGAACTCACGCTCACCAACCGGGTCCTGTCGGCCGGCGAGGCACGCGAGTGGGGCCTGGTCACCACCGTGGTTCCCGACGACGAGCTGGCGGCGGCGGCCGAGGATTTCGCCCGTCGGCTCGCCGCAGGCCCGACCCGGAGCTACGGAGCCTCCAAGAGGCTGCTGCGCGACGCGTGGAACGAGTCGCTCGAGTCGCAGATGGAGCGTGAGAGCGAGGAGCTGACCGCAGCCGCCGGCCGGCCCGACGGCGTGGAGGGTGTCGCCGCCTTCGTGGAGAAGCGACGTCCGGACTTCACCGGCTGA
- a CDS encoding LLM class F420-dependent oxidoreductase → MKLAVSLPYAEGAMIPEEIVEFVERADDLGYHSVWAAEAWSFDAFQMLTSLIPHTSTIGLATGIANVYSRTPALLGQSIATLDMLSGGRAILGLGTSGPQVVEGWHGVPFDRPMQRQREAIEIVRTILRRERLVHDGEVYRLDMGLKLINHPVRDSVPIVLASLGPKNVELTAEMADGWLPVLFSPDKAASVWDEPLSAGRAKRSAELDDLEIIPSVACSVTDDPVTVKGFAKLGMALYLGGMGSREKNFYNKLFRRYGYVDEAKTVQDLYLDRKREEAVAAISDEMVDEVSAIGDAAYVKDRLAAYGEAGASVVNVSLLAFDQASRLTQLEELAKLT, encoded by the coding sequence ATGAAGCTCGCCGTCAGCCTTCCCTACGCGGAAGGGGCCATGATCCCCGAGGAGATCGTCGAGTTCGTCGAGAGGGCCGACGACCTCGGCTACCACTCCGTGTGGGCCGCCGAGGCGTGGAGCTTCGACGCCTTCCAGATGCTCACCTCTCTGATCCCCCACACGTCCACGATCGGGCTCGCCACGGGGATCGCCAACGTCTACTCGCGCACGCCCGCTCTCCTCGGCCAGTCCATCGCAACCCTCGACATGCTGTCGGGGGGCCGGGCGATCCTCGGGCTCGGCACGTCGGGACCGCAGGTCGTGGAGGGCTGGCACGGTGTGCCGTTCGACCGGCCGATGCAGCGCCAGCGGGAGGCCATCGAGATCGTCCGTACCATCCTTCGGCGCGAGCGGCTCGTCCACGACGGCGAGGTCTACCGACTCGACATGGGCCTGAAGCTCATCAACCACCCGGTCCGCGACTCGGTTCCGATCGTGCTGGCGTCGCTCGGGCCGAAGAACGTCGAGCTCACGGCCGAGATGGCCGACGGCTGGCTGCCCGTCCTGTTCTCACCCGACAAGGCCGCCTCCGTGTGGGACGAACCACTGTCGGCCGGTCGGGCGAAGCGTTCGGCCGAACTCGACGACCTGGAGATCATCCCCAGCGTCGCGTGTTCCGTCACCGACGACCCGGTGACGGTGAAGGGCTTCGCCAAGCTCGGCATGGCTCTGTACCTCGGTGGCATGGGATCACGCGAGAAGAACTTCTACAACAAGCTGTTCCGGCGATACGGCTACGTCGACGAGGCGAAAACCGTGCAGGACCTCTACCTCGACCGCAAGCGGGAGGAGGCGGTGGCGGCGATCTCCGACGAGATGGTCGACGAGGTGAGTGCCATCGGCGACGCTGCCTACGTCAAGGACCGCCTCGCGGCCTACGGCGAGGCAGGCGCCTCGGTGGTCAACGTGTCGTTGCTGGCGTTCGACCAGGCCTCACGGCTCACCCAACTCGAGGAACTGGCGAAACTCACCTGA
- a CDS encoding TetR/AcrR family transcriptional regulator — protein MAGNSTNSTASTDSDGDAAPTRKALILESAVELFRRKGYEATGIDEIGAAAGITGPGVYRHYGSKQEILDEVVRQSAAVVLQHADRIVEGKLAARDQLDALVDGLVDDVLVRPDMVTVLLRERRHLSPNGKRTWTRSVSDYQAEWFATVSELRPDLSESELDAAVWMAIGMALAAAQYDRSFPREKLAPLLHDMLVGALLGPDGR, from the coding sequence ATGGCCGGAAACAGCACGAACTCCACGGCCTCCACCGACAGCGACGGCGACGCAGCGCCCACACGCAAGGCACTCATTCTCGAGTCTGCGGTCGAGCTGTTCCGCAGGAAGGGCTATGAGGCCACCGGGATCGACGAGATCGGAGCAGCCGCCGGGATCACCGGCCCCGGTGTCTACCGCCACTACGGAAGCAAGCAGGAGATCCTCGACGAAGTGGTGCGCCAGAGCGCTGCGGTCGTTCTCCAGCACGCCGACCGGATCGTCGAGGGCAAGCTGGCGGCACGCGACCAGCTCGATGCGCTGGTCGACGGGCTCGTCGACGACGTGCTCGTCCGTCCCGACATGGTCACTGTTCTGCTCCGCGAGCGACGCCACCTCTCCCCCAACGGGAAGCGGACCTGGACCCGCAGCGTGAGCGACTACCAGGCTGAGTGGTTCGCAACCGTCAGCGAGCTACGCCCCGACCTGTCCGAGAGCGAGCTCGACGCGGCCGTGTGGATGGCCATCGGCATGGCGCTGGCCGCCGCACAGTACGACCGGTCGTTCCCACGCGAGAAGCTCGCCCCGCTGCTCCACGACATGCTCGTGGGCGCGCTGCTCGGCCCCGACGGCCGCTGA
- a CDS encoding acyl-CoA dehydrogenase family protein, with protein MDFEDTPAEAEFRAEARSWLETHAEPRSDDSSHGVLSVLGRESDSPDDIAVAREWQAKAAGDGWAGISWPTEYGGRGATFMEQVIWGQECARFDVPDSVFRIGVSLGGPTVIAHGTENQKRRFLPPLLMGEEIWCQLFSEPGAGSDLASLRTGAVADGDEWIINGQKVWSSGAHYSKWGFLLARTDPDVPKHQGITWFLLDMEASGIEIRPLRQMTGLSHFNEVFFDDVRIPDGCRVGDLHDGWRVAQTTLLHERSMMGEFGAGGIVDALVAAAKRQAAEEGVDPRTRQDLADLHVRAETVRFIGLRIITAISQGGFPGAEASVAKLAMARLLNDAGALGIRISGPAAVVKKPDEYANEWWETLLAAPALRIAGGSDEVQRNIIGERVLGLPKEPGPPRDTPFRDLLTS; from the coding sequence ATGGATTTCGAGGACACACCGGCGGAGGCCGAGTTCCGGGCGGAGGCGCGCTCGTGGCTCGAAACGCACGCAGAGCCACGCAGCGACGACAGCTCCCACGGAGTCCTGTCGGTCCTTGGACGCGAGAGTGACTCGCCCGACGACATCGCTGTGGCGCGGGAGTGGCAGGCGAAGGCCGCCGGCGACGGGTGGGCCGGCATCAGCTGGCCGACCGAGTACGGCGGCCGGGGCGCAACCTTCATGGAACAGGTCATCTGGGGCCAGGAGTGCGCCCGTTTCGACGTCCCCGACTCGGTGTTCCGCATCGGAGTCTCCCTCGGCGGCCCGACGGTGATCGCTCATGGCACCGAGAATCAGAAGCGGCGCTTCCTGCCCCCACTCCTCATGGGTGAGGAGATCTGGTGCCAGCTCTTCTCCGAGCCCGGTGCCGGCTCCGACCTCGCCTCGCTGCGCACCGGGGCCGTGGCCGACGGCGACGAGTGGATCATCAACGGCCAGAAGGTGTGGTCGTCGGGAGCCCACTACTCGAAGTGGGGGTTCCTGCTGGCCCGCACCGACCCCGACGTGCCCAAGCACCAGGGCATCACGTGGTTCCTCCTCGACATGGAGGCTTCGGGCATCGAGATCCGCCCACTGCGGCAGATGACGGGCCTCTCCCACTTCAACGAGGTGTTCTTCGACGATGTCCGGATTCCCGACGGCTGCCGCGTCGGCGATCTCCACGACGGGTGGCGGGTCGCCCAGACCACGCTGCTGCACGAGAGATCCATGATGGGTGAGTTCGGTGCCGGAGGAATCGTCGACGCACTCGTCGCCGCGGCGAAACGTCAGGCCGCCGAGGAGGGCGTCGACCCCCGCACCCGACAGGACCTCGCCGATCTCCATGTGCGAGCCGAGACCGTCCGTTTCATCGGCCTCCGGATCATCACCGCCATCTCCCAGGGCGGTTTCCCGGGCGCGGAGGCATCCGTCGCCAAACTCGCCATGGCGCGGCTCCTCAACGACGCCGGAGCCCTGGGTATCCGCATCAGCGGTCCCGCCGCCGTGGTCAAGAAGCCCGACGAGTACGCCAACGAGTGGTGGGAGACGCTGCTCGCCGCGCCTGCGCTCCGCATCGCCGGCGGCTCCGACGAGGTGCAGCGCAACATCATCGGAGAGCGCGTGCTCGGGCTGCCCAAGGAGCCGGGGCCGCCACGCGACACACCGTTCAGGGACCTGCTGACGTCGTAG
- a CDS encoding ABC transporter substrate-binding protein translates to MLRFGDVEGETQMQRWGWIRVVAVLAVLMLVAVACDSDSSSSDGDSGDDGDQTVNPEDVDFTAGLTGEPVKIGVIVEETGGALANPEIPEGAKGAQLLVNEAGGIQGRPVEIITCDTANDPNTAAECGRQMVEEGVVALAGVLSVHAGEFMPLMEENKIPSVGHVMAGVPGFTSPASFPVTGGIVSTAPSVAVGVAEQGAEKVSTPRPDLAAGAAIPTFVTPALEAFGASYGNDVPVPELAPDMATYVQASLEGGADGIAVFLSGQDATNFVITARQTEPDIPLGTFTTDATAFREALGPDLAGIVTSGSTTCEFDSAACDQYIDSMHAAGFEETTGNRLMAWSGVTIADLLLEDAAEISSAALWDALEAQTALDVGLYPPLQWQTPADFGLPLPRVFSTCAVPLEYDEDANTSPMFDTLIDVFTGDPCDASGDAVDLGSSSTGDSGDSGDSGDSSE, encoded by the coding sequence GTGCTGCGGTTCGGGGATGTGGAGGGGGAGACGCAGATGCAGCGCTGGGGATGGATCCGGGTGGTGGCCGTGCTGGCCGTGTTGATGCTCGTGGCGGTCGCGTGCGACAGCGACAGCAGCAGCTCCGACGGCGACTCGGGAGACGACGGCGATCAGACGGTGAATCCGGAGGATGTCGACTTCACCGCCGGGCTCACCGGTGAGCCCGTCAAGATCGGCGTCATCGTCGAGGAGACGGGCGGAGCGTTGGCGAACCCGGAGATCCCCGAGGGCGCCAAGGGAGCACAGCTGCTCGTGAACGAGGCGGGAGGCATCCAGGGTCGTCCCGTCGAGATCATCACCTGCGACACGGCCAACGACCCGAACACGGCTGCGGAGTGTGGGCGCCAGATGGTCGAGGAGGGCGTCGTGGCGCTGGCGGGTGTGCTGTCGGTGCACGCGGGTGAGTTCATGCCGTTGATGGAGGAGAACAAGATCCCCTCGGTGGGTCACGTCATGGCGGGTGTTCCCGGGTTCACCTCCCCGGCGTCGTTCCCCGTGACCGGCGGGATCGTGTCGACGGCGCCCAGTGTCGCCGTGGGTGTGGCGGAACAGGGAGCCGAAAAGGTCAGTACGCCACGTCCTGACCTGGCGGCGGGAGCTGCCATCCCGACGTTCGTGACGCCCGCGCTCGAGGCGTTCGGCGCGTCCTACGGCAACGACGTCCCGGTTCCGGAGCTCGCCCCCGACATGGCGACCTACGTGCAGGCCTCCCTCGAGGGTGGTGCCGACGGCATCGCGGTGTTCCTGTCCGGCCAGGACGCCACCAACTTCGTCATCACGGCACGACAGACCGAGCCCGACATCCCGCTCGGGACCTTCACCACCGACGCAACAGCGTTCCGTGAGGCACTGGGACCCGACCTGGCGGGGATCGTCACGTCCGGGTCGACGACATGCGAGTTCGACTCTGCGGCCTGCGACCAGTACATCGACTCGATGCACGCCGCCGGTTTCGAGGAAACGACAGGGAACCGGCTGATGGCATGGTCCGGAGTGACGATCGCGGACCTCCTGCTGGAGGACGCGGCGGAGATCTCGAGCGCGGCGCTGTGGGACGCCCTGGAGGCGCAGACCGCTCTCGATGTGGGCCTCTACCCGCCGCTCCAGTGGCAGACACCGGCCGATTTCGGCTTGCCGCTCCCGCGCGTGTTCAGCACGTGCGCGGTCCCGCTCGAGTACGACGAGGACGCGAACACCTCACCGATGTTCGACACTCTCATCGACGTGTTCACCGGCGACCCGTGTGACGCCAGTGGCGACGCCGTCGACCTCGGCAGCAGTTCCACGGGTGATTCCGGTGACTCCGGCGACTCGGGGGATTCGTCGGAGTAG
- a CDS encoding acyl-CoA dehydrogenase family protein — MTTTAEPSTDARRPEHARLDELIDGILARRDPATTDAAVIWGEMFDAGLAWVHFPEGKGGLGLDAEYQEYIDRRFADAGVESNIRFNMMGVGMAGPTLVACGTEEQQDEHLRRIYTVEDVWCQMFSEPGAGSDVAGLSTRAVRDGDEWVVNGQKVWTTQAHVAAKGLLLVRTDPDAPKHKGLSYFWIDLHSPGVDVRPLRQLTGAAEFNEIYFTDVRVPDSNRIGDVGAGWNVAITTLMNERTMLGKLADPSRAPNLGNYALDLWRRRGLDDPVLRDRLMEVWVDDAVVRLLMQRAEQNRKLGTPGPESSLGKISVSPQQQRTYKLCIDLLGAEGMLIDDYEMRRPDTVSESILGGAPADACLQKTFLEVQGATIGGGTSEISRNIIGERVLGLPKEPSVDRDLPWSEIPRS; from the coding sequence ATGACCACGACCGCTGAACCGTCCACCGACGCCCGCCGCCCGGAGCACGCGCGACTCGACGAGCTGATCGACGGGATACTCGCCCGACGGGATCCGGCCACCACCGACGCAGCGGTGATCTGGGGCGAGATGTTCGACGCCGGACTGGCCTGGGTGCACTTCCCGGAGGGCAAGGGGGGCCTGGGCCTCGACGCCGAGTACCAGGAGTACATCGACCGGCGGTTCGCCGACGCGGGGGTGGAGTCGAACATCCGTTTCAACATGATGGGTGTCGGTATGGCGGGCCCCACCCTCGTGGCCTGCGGCACGGAGGAGCAGCAGGACGAGCACCTCCGACGCATCTACACCGTGGAGGACGTCTGGTGCCAGATGTTCTCCGAGCCCGGCGCCGGATCCGACGTCGCCGGCCTCTCCACGCGCGCCGTGCGCGACGGCGACGAGTGGGTCGTCAACGGCCAGAAGGTCTGGACCACGCAGGCGCACGTCGCCGCCAAGGGCCTCCTCCTCGTACGCACGGATCCCGACGCGCCGAAGCACAAGGGACTGAGCTACTTCTGGATCGACCTGCACTCCCCGGGCGTCGACGTACGCCCGCTCCGCCAGCTCACAGGGGCCGCGGAGTTCAACGAGATCTACTTCACCGACGTCCGCGTGCCCGACAGCAACCGGATCGGTGATGTCGGTGCGGGCTGGAACGTGGCGATCACGACGCTGATGAACGAGCGGACGATGCTCGGCAAACTGGCCGACCCGTCCCGGGCACCCAACCTCGGGAACTACGCGCTCGACCTCTGGCGCCGCCGCGGCCTCGACGACCCCGTCCTGCGCGACCGGCTCATGGAGGTGTGGGTCGACGACGCCGTGGTGCGCCTGCTCATGCAGCGCGCGGAGCAGAACCGCAAGCTCGGCACGCCCGGCCCTGAGAGCTCGCTCGGCAAGATCTCGGTCTCACCCCAGCAGCAGCGCACCTACAAGCTGTGCATCGACCTGCTGGGAGCCGAGGGGATGCTGATCGACGACTACGAGATGCGACGGCCCGACACCGTCTCGGAGTCGATTCTCGGTGGCGCCCCGGCCGATGCCTGCCTTCAGAAGACCTTCCTCGAGGTGCAGGGCGCCACGATCGGTGGAGGAACCTCGGAGATCTCCAGGAACATCATCGGCGAAAGGGTCCTCGGCCTCCCCAAGGAGCCCTCGGTCGACAGGGATCTCCCGTGGTCGGAGATCCCGCGCAGCTGA
- a CDS encoding enoyl-CoA hydratase-related protein, producing MSGGDAPRVLVEERGDGVRLITMNRPDALNAFDADQYEQTTAALTDAATDDSVVVVVITGAGRAFSSGADTQVLAGDTDDPERISKAFPEFCERLVDFPKPLIAAVNGVGVGIGMTMLLHCDMVVIADDARLRTPFARIGVSPEAGSSVLLPATIGPQQAARMLMVGDWVGSSEAVNLGLALRAVPAERLLDDALELASEVAARDPHSLRATKQLLIESRTRLLGDTIHREIEVLSELVVRRLAADAG from the coding sequence GTGAGCGGAGGTGATGCGCCGCGCGTCCTCGTGGAGGAGCGCGGCGACGGGGTTCGGCTCATCACGATGAACCGGCCCGACGCCCTCAACGCGTTCGACGCCGACCAGTACGAGCAGACCACGGCGGCACTGACCGACGCCGCAACCGACGACAGCGTCGTCGTGGTTGTCATCACGGGAGCGGGCCGCGCCTTCTCGTCGGGAGCCGACACGCAGGTCCTGGCCGGTGACACCGACGATCCGGAACGGATCTCGAAGGCGTTCCCCGAGTTCTGCGAGCGCCTCGTCGACTTCCCGAAGCCCCTGATCGCGGCGGTCAACGGGGTCGGCGTGGGCATCGGCATGACGATGCTCCTGCACTGCGACATGGTCGTGATCGCCGACGACGCACGGCTCCGCACGCCCTTCGCCCGGATCGGCGTCTCACCGGAGGCGGGGAGCAGCGTCCTGCTCCCCGCGACGATCGGCCCCCAGCAGGCGGCGCGCATGCTGATGGTGGGCGACTGGGTCGGTTCGTCGGAGGCCGTCAACCTGGGCCTCGCTCTGCGAGCCGTTCCCGCCGAGCGGCTGCTCGACGACGCTCTCGAGCTCGCCTCGGAGGTGGCCGCCCGCGACCCTCATTCGCTGCGGGCCACGAAACAGCTCCTGATCGAGAGCCGCACCAGGCTCCTGGGCGACACGATCCACCGGGAGATCGAGGTGCTCAGCGAGCTCGTCGTGCGCCGCCTGGCCGCCGACGCCGGCTGA